One part of the Alosa alosa isolate M-15738 ecotype Scorff River chromosome 4, AALO_Geno_1.1, whole genome shotgun sequence genome encodes these proteins:
- the plagl2 gene encoding zinc finger protein PLAGL2 translates to MAAAAANAPGHHIPALTQEDQQDPRAAAKLFGGAAPPRAERERERERERERERGERAGGHECLVCGALFGSPDKLRLHAFCHAGEKPFHCSQPHCPKAFSSKYKLFRHMATHSPQKTHQCSFCEKMFHRKDHLKNHLQTHDPNKEAFKCEECGKHYNTKLGYKRHVAMHAATAGDLTCKVCLQSYESTPALLEHLKSHSGKSSGGTKEKKHPCDHCERRFYTRKDVRRHMVVHTGRKDFLCQYCAQRFGRKDHLTRHVKKSHSQELLKIKTEPPDMLGLLGTGSSPCTVKEELSPMMCSMGSAGDPMMAKAFQTGTPFPMGMYNAHHLQAMSSPGVGHHHHHHHSLVSGSLSAAMGMGCHMEPPPPASLHPHHHPHHHHHHHHHHHHSPPPHAQQQPPPHPPPNQSQVHPQPAPKYQLGSTSYLLEKPLKVEMESFLMDLQSGLPVAPPSVSEPHTASSPPKEGMEPPPSGLPDELCGAGGADGLLSKSPAVIAESLCAANMDFSHLLGFLPLNLPPYSAPMSSGGLVMGYTTSSSAISSSSSSSSSSSSHATEPHAAAAAGAATALPLTSLQHQPQEQQGSGGGLGLGPLHSLPPVFSSSLSTTTLPRFHQAFQ, encoded by the exons ATGGCAGCAGCCGCCGCCAATGCCCCAGGCCACCACATCCCAGCACTGACGCAGGAGGACCAGCAGGACCCACGCGCCGCCGCCAAGCTGTTTGGAGGTGCCGCGCCGCCGCGAgcggagagagagcgagagagggagagagagagggagagggagaggggagagagagcgggcggccACGAGTGTCTGGTGTGCGGCGCTCTCTTCGGCTCGCCGGACAAGCTTCGGCTGCACGCCTTCTGCCACGCGGGGGAAAAGCCGTTCCACTGCTCGCAGCCACACTGTCCCAAGGCCTTCAGCTCCAAATATAAGCTCTTCAG GCATATGGCCACACACTCCCCACAGAAAACCCACCAGTGCTCGTTCTGTGAGAAGATGTTCCACCGCAAAGACCACCTGAAGAACCACCTGCAGACCCACGACCCCAACAAGGAGGCCTTCAAGTGTGAGGAGTGCGGCAAGCACTACAACACCAAGCTGGGCTACAAGCGGCACGTGGCCATGCACGCGGCCACGGCGGGCGATCTCACCTGCAAGGTGTGCCTGCAGAGCTACGAGAGTACACCGGCGCTGCTCGAGCACCTCAAGAGCCACTCGGGCAAGAGCTCGGGCGGCACCAAGGAGAAGAAGCACCCGTGCGACCACTGCGAGCGGCGCTTCTACACGCGCAAGGACGTACGTCGCCACATGGTGGTGCACACAGGCCGCAAGGACTTCCTGTGCCAGTACTGCGCGCAGCGCTTCGGACGCAAGGACCACCTGACGCGCCACGTCAAGAAGAGCCACTCGCAGGAGCTGCTGAAGATCAAGACGGAGCCACCGGACATGCTGGGCCTGCTGGGGACGGGTTCGTCGCCGTGCACGGTCAAGGAGGAGCTGAGCCCCATGATGTGCAGTATGGGCTCGGCCGGGGACCCCATGATGGCAAAGGCCTTCCAGACTGGCACGCCCTTCCCCATGGGCATGTACAACGCGCACCACCTGCAGGCCATGTCCAGCCCCGGCGTGggccatcaccaccaccaccaccactcgcTGGTGTCCGGCTCACTGTCGGCCGCCATGGGGATGGGCTGTCACATGGAGCCTCCTCCGCCGGCGTCCTTGCACCCGCACCACCACccgcatcaccaccaccatcaccaccaccatcaccaccactccCCACCTCCGCACGCTCAGCAACAGCCCCCTCCTCATCCCCCGCCGAACCAGTCGCAGGTGCACCCGCAGCCCGCGCCCAAGTACCAGCTCGGATCTACCTCATACCTGCTGGAGAAGCCGCTcaaggtggagatggagagttTCCTGATGGATCTGCAGAGCGGGCTCCCCGTGGCACCGCCCAGTGTCTCGGAGCCCCACACCGCCTCCTCGCCGCCTAAGGAAGGCATGGAGCCGCCACCATCCGGACTGCCCGACGAGCTATGTGGCGCTGGCGGTGCCGACGGCCTGCTCTCCAAGAGCCCGGCCGTCATCGCCGAGTCTCTGTGTGCTGCTAACATGGACTTCTCCCACCTGCTGGGTTTCCTGCCGCTCAACTTGCCCCCCTACAGCGCCCCCATGAGCTCCGGAGGCCTGGTGATGGgctacaccacctcctcctcggccatctcctcctcctcttcgtcttcctcctcctcgtcctcgcaCGCCACCGAGCCTcatgctgctgccgccgccggTGCCGCGACAGCGCTGCCTCTTACCTCTTTGCAACATCAACCTCAGGAGCAGCAAGGCTCCGGTGGAGGCCTCGGCTTGGGGCCCCTGCACTCCCTCCCGCCAGTGTTCAGCTCCAGCCTCAGCACCACCACCCTGCCTCGCTTCCACCAGGCCTTTCAATGA